A region of Haloplanus sp. XH21 DNA encodes the following proteins:
- a CDS encoding aromatic ring-hydroxylating oxygenase subunit alpha, producing MTRWNGNDERVSAVSPDITDETNALPAKYFTDPDVWEMEKEKVFSQYWVYAGHENCISEAGEYFTRTIGDKQVIVARDEEGEVRAFYNVCAHRGSKMVDDTPMTDPGTMSRIQCPYHLWTYDLDGDLRSTPRSFEEAELNPDLDDDDVCGLDSDDTGGLDPDENGLMEVHTDSIGPLVFLNFAEDPSLSLAEQAGKLKTRLESLPLEEYEHARRYVSEVECNWKTFGGNYSECDHCQANHQDWITGIQLDESELEVNDYHWVLHYTHEEDVEDELRIHDEHEAQFHYFWPNFTVNMYGTADGYGTYIIDPIDEGRFQLIADYYFAEPELTEEEEEFVRTSRQLQEEDFELVERQYEGLTSGALAQGQLGPNEHTLHRFHRLAQEAYNA from the coding sequence ATGACTCGATGGAACGGCAACGACGAACGCGTGAGCGCAGTGAGTCCCGACATCACGGACGAGACGAACGCTCTCCCGGCGAAATACTTCACCGACCCGGACGTCTGGGAGATGGAGAAGGAGAAGGTGTTCTCGCAGTACTGGGTGTACGCCGGCCACGAGAACTGCATCTCCGAAGCGGGGGAGTACTTCACCCGGACCATCGGTGACAAGCAGGTCATCGTCGCCCGGGACGAGGAGGGCGAGGTGCGCGCGTTCTACAACGTCTGTGCCCATCGCGGGTCGAAGATGGTCGACGACACGCCGATGACGGATCCCGGCACCATGAGCCGCATCCAGTGTCCGTACCATCTCTGGACCTACGACCTGGACGGCGACCTGCGGAGCACGCCGCGGAGTTTCGAGGAAGCGGAACTCAACCCCGACCTCGACGACGATGACGTTTGCGGCCTCGATTCCGACGACACCGGCGGCCTAGATCCCGACGAGAACGGCCTCATGGAGGTCCACACCGACAGCATCGGGCCGCTCGTCTTCCTCAACTTCGCGGAGGACCCGTCGCTGTCGCTCGCCGAACAGGCGGGGAAGCTCAAGACGCGCCTGGAATCCCTGCCCCTGGAGGAGTACGAACACGCCCGGCGGTACGTCTCTGAAGTGGAGTGCAACTGGAAGACGTTCGGCGGCAACTACTCCGAATGTGATCACTGCCAGGCGAACCACCAGGACTGGATCACGGGCATTCAGCTCGACGAGTCCGAACTGGAGGTCAACGACTACCACTGGGTCCTCCACTACACCCACGAGGAGGACGTCGAGGACGAACTCCGTATCCACGACGAACACGAGGCCCAGTTCCACTACTTCTGGCCCAACTTCACGGTCAACATGTACGGCACGGCGGACGGCTACGGCACCTACATCATCGACCCCATCGACGAGGGTCGGTTCCAGTTGATCGCCGACTACTACTTCGCGGAGCCGGAGCTGACCGAGGAAGAGGAGGAGTTCGTCCGGACCAGTCGCCAGCTTCAGGAGGAGGACTTCGAACTGGTCGAGCGCCAGTACGAGGGGCTCACGTCCGGCGCGCTCGCACAGGGACAACTTGGACCCAACGAGCACACGCTCCACCGGTTCCACCGACTGGCCCAAGAGGCGTACAACGCGTGA
- a CDS encoding methylenetetrahydrofolate reductase, with amino-acid sequence MSHTNTDADGVAALLTDPRFELMPFDSFGEQMNRLPDGAEIAVTASPQLGLDATVEWTERAAARGYDPIPHLAARYVRDEAHLDAVVGRFVDAGVTDIFVPGGDRDEPVGEFASAHELLVALDDLGYAFEDVGITGYPEGHDFLGDRTLVEAMEKKAPHATYITTQLCYDPEAVRGWIADVRERGISLPVEVGIPGVMDYQRLLSISRKVGVGDSVRFLQKTDGVVSFVRRLIGSRGKYTPDELVDGLAPYAEDPEYGIRGLHIYTFNQVADTEAWRRERLNE; translated from the coding sequence ATGTCCCACACCAACACTGACGCCGACGGCGTCGCGGCACTGCTCACCGACCCGCGGTTCGAACTGATGCCCTTCGATAGCTTCGGGGAGCAGATGAACCGGCTGCCCGACGGCGCCGAGATCGCCGTCACCGCCTCGCCACAGTTGGGACTCGACGCGACGGTCGAGTGGACCGAGCGGGCGGCCGCACGCGGCTACGATCCGATTCCACACCTCGCCGCGCGGTACGTCCGCGACGAGGCGCACCTCGATGCGGTCGTCGGGCGGTTCGTCGACGCGGGCGTCACCGACATCTTCGTGCCGGGGGGTGACCGCGACGAACCGGTCGGCGAGTTCGCGTCCGCGCACGAACTCCTCGTGGCGCTCGACGACCTCGGCTACGCGTTCGAGGACGTGGGGATCACCGGCTACCCCGAGGGTCACGACTTCCTCGGCGACCGCACGCTGGTGGAGGCCATGGAGAAGAAGGCCCCGCACGCCACGTATATCACCACTCAGCTCTGTTACGACCCCGAGGCCGTGCGAGGGTGGATCGCGGACGTCCGCGAGCGGGGCATCTCGCTCCCGGTCGAGGTGGGCATCCCCGGCGTGATGGACTACCAGCGGCTGCTGAGCATCTCGCGGAAGGTCGGCGTCGGGGACTCGGTGCGCTTCCTGCAGAAGACGGACGGCGTGGTGTCGTTCGTCCGTCGGCTCATCGGCTCCCGCGGCAAGTACACGCCCGACGAACTCGTCGACGGGCTGGCGCCGTACGCCGAGGACCCCGAGTACGGGATCCGGGGGCTGCATATCTACACGTTCAACCAGGTGGCCGACACCGAAGCGTGGCGCCGCGAGCGCCTGAACGAGTAG
- a CDS encoding aminomethyl transferase family protein encodes MTSDQAPTPDGHPNHPEIDQSDRTLPRNLRQTGDPGIEMLVSTRVRKSPFFHKSFNEEGAWRCTVYNRIYHPRGLVEPEDGGAMAEYEALTNSVTLWDVAVERQIRVKGPDAEALTDYVITRDATGIDPMHGKYVILCNEDGGILNDPILLRVAEDEFWFSISDSTLMQWLQGVNVGMGFDVEIDEIDVAPMQIQGPLSEDVLVDVVGDAVSDIPYYGLMEAEIDGCDVLVSQTGFSGEKGFEIYVKDATKNAERVWDPVMASVKDHGGRQIAPGHHRRIAAGILSWGQDMDHETSPFQVNLGYQVPDDKDADYVGKAELERQRDLIEAGEYPFTHKLVGLKIAGEPIRDYAPDFWIISDPDTGTECGYMTSPWWNPDLETNIGLGFVPADKLQAETDALLNDDIYEQDLDLEFAVHLPDEYATASGEPAYATVAEVPFTESVNPSAREQAKLNARKDAEE; translated from the coding sequence ATGACGAGCGATCAGGCACCGACCCCCGACGGCCACCCGAACCACCCGGAGATAGACCAGTCGGACCGGACGCTCCCACGAAACTTGCGCCAGACCGGCGACCCGGGCATCGAGATGCTCGTGTCGACGCGCGTGCGCAAGTCGCCGTTCTTCCACAAGTCGTTCAATGAGGAGGGGGCGTGGCGGTGTACGGTCTACAACCGCATCTACCACCCGCGCGGACTCGTCGAACCCGAGGACGGCGGCGCGATGGCGGAGTACGAGGCGCTCACGAACAGCGTGACGCTGTGGGACGTCGCCGTCGAACGGCAGATTCGGGTGAAAGGCCCCGATGCGGAGGCACTCACCGACTACGTCATCACCCGCGACGCCACCGGCATCGACCCGATGCACGGCAAGTACGTCATCCTCTGTAACGAGGACGGCGGCATCCTGAACGACCCGATCCTGCTGCGGGTCGCGGAAGACGAGTTCTGGTTCTCCATCTCGGATTCGACGCTCATGCAGTGGCTCCAGGGCGTCAACGTCGGGATGGGGTTCGACGTCGAAATAGACGAGATCGACGTCGCCCCGATGCAGATTCAGGGGCCGCTCTCGGAGGACGTGCTGGTCGATGTCGTGGGCGACGCGGTGAGCGACATTCCCTACTACGGGCTCATGGAGGCGGAGATCGACGGCTGTGACGTGCTGGTGAGCCAGACCGGGTTCTCGGGCGAGAAGGGGTTCGAAATCTACGTAAAAGACGCGACGAAGAACGCCGAACGCGTCTGGGATCCCGTGATGGCGTCGGTCAAAGATCATGGCGGGCGACAGATCGCCCCGGGCCACCACCGCCGCATCGCGGCGGGCATCCTCTCGTGGGGCCAGGACATGGACCACGAAACCTCGCCCTTCCAGGTCAATCTCGGCTATCAGGTGCCCGACGACAAGGACGCCGACTACGTCGGCAAGGCGGAACTCGAACGCCAACGGGACCTGATCGAAGCCGGCGAGTACCCGTTCACCCACAAACTGGTCGGCCTGAAAATCGCCGGCGAGCCGATTCGGGACTACGCGCCGGACTTCTGGATCATCTCCGACCCCGACACGGGCACGGAGTGTGGTTACATGACCTCGCCGTGGTGGAATCCGGACCTCGAGACGAACATCGGTCTCGGCTTCGTGCCCGCGGACAAACTGCAGGCGGAGACCGACGCCCTCCTGAACGACGACATCTACGAGCAGGACCTCGACCTCGAGTTCGCGGTCCACTTGCCGGACGAGTACGCCACGGCGTCGGGCGAACCCGCGTACGCGACGGTCGCGGAGGTGCCGTTCACGGAGTCCGTGAATCCGAGCGCACGCGAACAGGCGAAACTGAACGCTCGAAAGGACGCCGAGGAGTGA
- the solA gene encoding N-methyl-L-tryptophan oxidase yields MSSRDDRRDVIVVGVGGMGSATAYHLARRGVDVLGLERFDVPHTQGSSHGVTRIIRRAYYEHPSYIPLIERAYDLWDDLADETGRSVIHRTGSVDAGPADNVVFEGSLRSCEEHDIPHEVLTGAELNERFPGYDLPADYRALYQPDGGFVVPEQSIIGHTEEAQAAGAEIHAREGVDDWAPTPDGGVRVWTDRDTYEADRLVLAAGAWNYKLADALSGLATPERQVLAWFQPETPSLFGPDELPVWNIAVPEGRFYGLPIYDVPGFKLGKYHHLDEAVDPDDYDTEPRPADEVLLRDFTEKYFPDAAGPTMRLATCMFTNSPDEHFILDTLPDHPQVAVGAGFSGHGFKFAPVIGEILADLAVDGETDHPIEMFRLDRFA; encoded by the coding sequence ATGAGTTCGCGTGACGACCGGCGCGACGTCATCGTCGTCGGTGTCGGCGGCATGGGTAGTGCGACGGCGTACCACCTCGCGCGCCGCGGGGTCGACGTGTTAGGGCTGGAGCGGTTCGACGTGCCCCACACCCAGGGCTCCTCGCACGGCGTCACCCGCATCATCCGGCGAGCGTACTACGAACACCCCTCCTACATCCCGCTCATCGAGCGGGCGTACGACCTCTGGGACGACCTGGCCGACGAGACGGGGCGGTCGGTCATCCACCGCACCGGCTCCGTCGACGCGGGTCCCGCCGACAACGTCGTCTTCGAGGGATCGCTTCGCTCCTGTGAGGAACACGACATCCCCCACGAGGTGTTGACGGGGGCGGAACTCAACGAGCGCTTCCCGGGCTACGACCTCCCGGCGGACTACCGCGCGCTCTACCAGCCGGACGGCGGGTTCGTCGTGCCGGAGCAGTCCATCATCGGCCACACGGAGGAGGCCCAGGCCGCCGGCGCCGAGATTCACGCCCGCGAGGGCGTCGACGACTGGGCGCCCACCCCCGACGGCGGCGTTCGGGTCTGGACCGACAGGGACACCTACGAGGCCGACCGGCTCGTGCTCGCGGCGGGCGCGTGGAACTACAAGCTTGCCGACGCGCTCTCCGGCCTGGCGACTCCCGAGCGACAGGTGCTCGCCTGGTTCCAGCCCGAGACGCCGTCGCTGTTCGGCCCCGACGAACTCCCCGTCTGGAACATCGCCGTCCCCGAGGGGCGGTTCTACGGCCTCCCCATCTACGACGTGCCCGGGTTCAAACTCGGGAAATACCACCACCTCGACGAGGCGGTCGATCCGGACGACTACGACACCGAGCCACGGCCCGCCGACGAGGTGCTGCTCCGTGATTTCACCGAGAAATACTTCCCCGATGCCGCCGGGCCGACGATGCGGCTCGCCACCTGCATGTTCACCAACTCCCCCGACGAGCATTTTATCCTCGATACGCTCCCGGATCATCCCCAGGTGGCCGTCGGCGCGGGCTTCTCGGGCCACGGCTTCAAGTTCGCCCCCGTCATCGGCGAGATACTCGCGGATCTCGCGGTCGACGGCGAGACCGACCACCCTATCGAGATGTTCCGTCTCGACCGGTTCGCCTGA